The following are encoded together in the Blautia obeum ATCC 29174 genome:
- a CDS encoding MetQ/NlpA family ABC transporter substrate-binding protein, with protein sequence MKNTKIITVSLAAALAIGAITANGVLVSADAEKGTIKVAASATPHAEILEEAKPILEKEGWDLEVTVFDDYVQPNLVVESGDFDANYFQHIPYLDNFNEEQGTHLVNAGGIHYEPFGIYPGTKKSLDELEDGDTIAVPNDTTNEARALLLLQDNGVITLKDGAGLEATVKDIEENPKNIKIEELEAAQVSRVKDEVAFVVLNGNYALQAGYSVSKDSIAYETSDSEAAKTYVNVIAVKEGNEESEAIKALVDTLKSDEIKDFINEKYDGAVIPFEDSADADADKEETADVTTDTETETTEEAAE encoded by the coding sequence ATGAAAAACACAAAAATTATCACAGTATCACTTGCAGCAGCACTGGCAATCGGAGCAATCACAGCAAACGGCGTTCTGGTAAGCGCTGATGCAGAAAAAGGAACCATTAAAGTAGCAGCATCCGCTACACCACATGCAGAAATCCTTGAAGAAGCAAAACCAATCCTTGAAAAAGAAGGCTGGGACCTTGAAGTAACTGTATTTGACGATTATGTACAGCCGAACCTGGTAGTAGAAAGCGGTGATTTTGATGCAAACTATTTCCAGCATATCCCATACCTGGACAATTTCAATGAAGAGCAGGGAACACATCTGGTAAATGCAGGTGGTATCCATTATGAACCATTTGGAATTTATCCTGGAACAAAGAAATCACTGGATGAACTGGAAGATGGTGATACCATTGCAGTTCCAAACGATACGACAAACGAAGCGAGAGCACTTCTTCTTCTCCAGGATAACGGTGTGATTACACTGAAAGACGGAGCCGGACTGGAAGCAACTGTGAAAGATATTGAAGAAAATCCGAAGAATATCAAGATCGAAGAACTGGAAGCTGCACAGGTTTCCCGTGTTAAGGATGAAGTCGCATTTGTCGTGCTGAATGGAAACTATGCTCTGCAGGCAGGATATTCCGTATCTAAAGATTCTATCGCTTATGAGACATCTGATTCTGAAGCAGCAAAAACATATGTAAATGTAATCGCGGTCAAAGAAGGAAATGAAGAGAGTGAAGCAATCAAAGCACTGGTAGATACTTTGAAATCCGATGAGATCAAAGACTTTATTAATGAGAAGTATGACGGAGCAGTTATACCTTTTGAAGATTCCGCAGATGCAGATGCTGATAAAGAAGAAACAGCAGATGTTACTACAGACACAGAAACAGAGACTACAGAAGAAGCTGCAGAATAA
- a CDS encoding methionine ABC transporter ATP-binding protein produces the protein MEPMIQVENLCKSFSTKNGTVEAARNISFSIEKGEIFGIIGLSGAGKSTLVRCLNLLERPTSGTVRVNGKNLTKLSEKELRKERQNIGMIFQHFNLLMQRTALDNVCFPMEIAGISKKEARKKALEYLKVVGLEEKALSYPSQLSGGQKQRVAIARVLASDPKILLCDEATSALDPQTTKAILELIKEINRDYGITVVVITHEMSVVQEICNRVAVLESGTLVESGTVEELFISPKTEAARRLVFSGRTQIQKMEGKRLVRVTFRDKSSFEPVIANLVLTYRTPVNILYADTKNIGGAAEGEMILQLPEIEEVADKMIQYLKDTNMGVEELKSDVG, from the coding sequence ATGGAACCGATGATACAGGTAGAAAACCTCTGTAAAAGCTTTTCCACAAAAAACGGGACGGTAGAGGCGGCCAGAAACATCAGTTTTTCCATAGAAAAGGGAGAGATTTTCGGCATTATCGGTCTCTCCGGAGCGGGTAAAAGTACACTGGTGCGATGTCTGAATCTATTGGAAAGACCAACATCCGGAACTGTCCGGGTGAATGGTAAGAATCTTACGAAACTTTCTGAAAAAGAACTCCGTAAGGAGCGTCAGAATATAGGAATGATCTTCCAGCATTTTAATCTGCTCATGCAGAGAACTGCTCTTGATAATGTGTGTTTTCCGATGGAAATTGCGGGAATCAGTAAGAAAGAAGCACGTAAAAAAGCCCTGGAATATCTGAAAGTAGTAGGACTGGAAGAAAAAGCTCTTTCTTATCCATCACAGCTTTCTGGTGGTCAGAAACAGCGTGTTGCAATTGCACGAGTTCTGGCAAGTGATCCGAAAATCCTGCTCTGTGACGAGGCAACCAGTGCACTGGATCCACAGACAACAAAAGCAATTCTGGAACTGATCAAAGAGATTAACCGTGATTATGGAATCACTGTCGTAGTTATCACACATGAAATGAGTGTGGTACAGGAAATCTGCAATCGTGTAGCTGTTCTGGAGAGCGGAACACTGGTAGAATCCGGAACAGTAGAAGAACTGTTCATAAGCCCAAAGACAGAAGCGGCACGCCGACTGGTATTCAGTGGAAGAACGCAGATTCAGAAAATGGAAGGCAAACGTCTGGTTCGTGTAACTTTCCGGGATAAATCTTCTTTTGAACCGGTCATTGCCAATCTGGTATTGACCTATCGGACGCCGGTCAATATTCTGTATGCTGATACCAAGAATATTGGTGGAGCAGCAGAAGGTGAAATGATCCTGCAGCTTCCCGAGATCGAGGAAGTTGCAGATAAGATGATTCAGTATCTGAAAGATACAAATATGGGAGTAGAGGAGTTGAAGTCTGATGTGGGATAA
- a CDS encoding methionine ABC transporter permease, giving the protein MWDNTTITMLLEGTRDTLYMTLVSTFFGYVLGLPLGILLAVTDKEGIHPNAVVYKVLDVLTNIFRSIPFLILLILVIPLTKLIVGQSYGSSATIVPLVIAAAPFIARMVESSLKEVELGVLEAAVSMGAGTPTIIWKVLLAEARTSLLVGVTIAVGTILGYSAMAGTVGGGGLGDIAIRYGYYRYQTDIMIITIVILVVLVQILQGLGMMLSRKLDKRKA; this is encoded by the coding sequence ATGTGGGATAATACAACAATTACAATGCTGCTGGAAGGAACCAGAGATACTTTGTATATGACGCTTGTATCCACATTTTTCGGATATGTGCTGGGACTTCCGCTGGGAATTCTTCTTGCAGTAACAGACAAAGAGGGGATTCATCCGAATGCAGTTGTTTACAAAGTACTGGATGTGCTCACGAATATTTTCAGAAGTATTCCGTTTTTGATTCTCCTGATTCTTGTGATTCCACTTACCAAACTGATCGTGGGACAGAGCTATGGCTCCAGTGCAACGATCGTACCGCTTGTGATTGCAGCGGCTCCGTTCATTGCCCGTATGGTGGAATCTTCGCTGAAAGAAGTGGAACTGGGAGTACTCGAGGCAGCAGTCAGCATGGGCGCAGGAACACCGACGATCATCTGGAAAGTTCTTCTTGCAGAAGCAAGAACTTCTCTTCTTGTCGGAGTAACAATCGCCGTCGGAACAATTCTTGGTTATTCCGCTATGGCAGGAACTGTTGGTGGTGGCGGACTTGGAGATATCGCTATTCGTTATGGATATTACCGCTATCAGACAGACATCATGATCATAACGATTGTAATTCTGGTAGTGCTTGTGCAGATCCTGCAGGGACTTGGCATGATGCTCTCCAGGAAGCTGGATAAGCGAAAAGCATAA
- a CDS encoding ABC-ATPase domain-containing protein has protein sequence MQQATELKKQLQSIHRKSYPAYKSLKGSYQFGHYILSIDHVQGDPFASPSHISVHISRKDAGFPDAYSKNNLTCITLADHLTRQFEQQINHYSFRAKGSGKSGLISVSHCGQEILSRTACEITSEGITARFFIGFPANGRTINAPELEKILFDFLPACVENTFFYKNINQKELEQTIFLAEDQQAIREQLKEKKLVAFVADGAILPRESGISSRPMKHSVPFISPESLRITMNLPHKGKIIGMGIPQGITLIVGGGYHGKSTLLNALELGVYNHIAGDGREYVITDATALKLRSEDGRSIKDVDISLFINDLPNQKNTHCFSTADASGSTSQAAGIIEGMEAGSKVFLLDEDTSATNFMVRDTFMQEIISREKEPITPFLERAQKLYTIAGISTLLVAGSSGAFFHIADTIIQMDCYRPVDITRKVKEICGKYPLSPAKVPAFVMPDSHRIIQKNTPVIRSHGHGTGKPDRLKIKVHGKAGFLLGRQEVDLRYVEQLIDPEQTAALGLLLKYALEHLADGKKTIPEIVDYLQKQIHTKGLIAFADGSYLPCGYTIPRIQETYSCFNRYRQ, from the coding sequence ATGCAGCAGGCAACTGAATTAAAAAAGCAGCTTCAATCCATCCACAGAAAAAGTTATCCCGCCTACAAATCTCTGAAAGGCAGTTACCAGTTTGGGCATTATATCCTTTCCATCGATCATGTACAGGGAGATCCTTTTGCATCTCCCTCACACATCAGTGTCCATATTTCCCGCAAAGATGCCGGTTTTCCGGATGCCTACAGCAAAAACAATCTCACATGTATCACCCTTGCCGACCATCTGACGCGCCAGTTTGAACAGCAGATAAACCACTATTCCTTCCGTGCAAAAGGTTCTGGTAAAAGCGGTCTGATTTCCGTCAGCCACTGTGGACAGGAAATCCTTTCCAGAACCGCATGTGAAATCACATCCGAAGGCATCACTGCCAGATTTTTTATTGGTTTTCCTGCAAATGGCCGTACCATTAATGCACCCGAACTGGAAAAGATTCTGTTCGATTTTCTTCCTGCCTGTGTAGAAAACACTTTCTTTTACAAAAACATAAATCAGAAAGAACTGGAACAAACCATTTTTCTCGCCGAAGATCAACAGGCAATCCGGGAACAGTTGAAAGAAAAAAAACTGGTGGCATTTGTTGCAGATGGTGCTATACTCCCACGGGAAAGTGGTATTTCCTCCCGTCCGATGAAGCATTCTGTCCCGTTTATTTCTCCGGAATCGCTCCGTATAACTATGAATCTTCCGCATAAGGGAAAAATTATCGGAATGGGAATTCCACAGGGCATCACCCTGATCGTCGGCGGTGGATATCATGGCAAATCCACTCTTCTGAATGCCCTGGAACTTGGTGTATACAATCATATTGCCGGAGACGGGCGAGAATACGTGATCACGGATGCCACCGCATTAAAGCTCCGTTCCGAGGATGGACGTTCTATCAAAGACGTGGATATTTCTCTGTTTATCAATGATCTGCCAAACCAAAAAAACACCCATTGTTTTTCAACAGCGGATGCCAGTGGAAGTACGTCTCAGGCTGCCGGCATTATTGAGGGAATGGAAGCCGGAAGCAAAGTTTTTCTTCTGGATGAAGATACTTCTGCCACCAACTTTATGGTGCGGGATACGTTCATGCAGGAAATCATCTCCCGTGAAAAGGAACCGATCACTCCATTTCTCGAACGGGCACAGAAGCTGTATACAATTGCCGGAATTTCTACGCTTCTGGTTGCCGGAAGTTCCGGTGCATTTTTCCACATTGCAGACACAATTATCCAGATGGACTGCTATCGTCCTGTGGATATCACACGCAAAGTCAAAGAAATCTGTGGAAAATATCCTCTGAGTCCAGCCAAAGTTCCTGCATTTGTTATGCCTGACAGTCACAGGATCATACAAAAAAATACTCCTGTGATTCGCTCACATGGACATGGCACAGGCAAACCGGATCGTCTCAAAATAAAAGTTCATGGAAAAGCTGGATTCCTGCTTGGAAGACAGGAAGTAGACCTTCGCTACGTTGAGCAGCTCATAGATCCAGAACAGACCGCAGCCCTCGGATTGCTCCTGAAATATGCGTTGGAGCATCTGGCTGACGGGAAAAAAACTATCCCGGAGATTGTTGATTATCTTCAGAAACAGATTCATACAAAAGGCCTTATCGCCTTCGCTGATGGTTCTTACCTGCCATGTGGATATACCATCCCGAGAATCCAGGAAACCTACTCCTGTTTTAATCGATATCGCCAATAA
- a CDS encoding aminopeptidase: MERRNAWLSYEEADEKELEKLAKNYRTFLDAGKTERECVLELTREAEAAGYVSLENKLASGEQIKAGDKIYAVGMKKIMAMFHIGQEPIEKGMNILGAHIDSPRLDVKQNPLYEDTDLVYLDTHYYGGVKKYQWVALPLAIHGVIVKKDGTVVNVNVGEDEDDPVVYITDLLIHLAGKQLQKKAAEVIEGENLDILIGSRPLKEEKDEKKKEAVKNNVLRILGEKYGVEEEDFLSAELEIVPAGKARDCGLDRSMVAAYGQDDRVCAYTSFVAMLEMEAPKRTSCCLLTDKEEIGSVGATGMQSNFFENTVAELLEAMGCYSGLALRRTLKNSFMLSSDVSAGYDPAYGECFEKKNAAYLGRGIVLNKFTGARGKSGSNDANAEYVAKVRGIFDDSNVAFQTAELGKVDVGGGGTIAYIAALYGMNVIDSGVAVLSMHAPWEVTSKADIYEAKKAYKAFLENA, from the coding sequence ATGGAAAGAAGAAATGCATGGCTTTCTTATGAGGAAGCAGATGAGAAGGAACTGGAGAAACTTGCAAAAAATTATCGTACATTTCTGGATGCCGGTAAGACAGAGCGTGAATGTGTCCTGGAGCTTACCAGAGAAGCAGAAGCAGCAGGATATGTTTCATTAGAAAATAAACTTGCATCCGGTGAGCAGATCAAAGCCGGAGATAAGATCTATGCTGTCGGCATGAAAAAGATCATGGCTATGTTCCATATCGGACAGGAACCGATAGAAAAGGGAATGAATATTCTTGGAGCACACATTGATTCTCCACGTTTGGATGTAAAACAGAATCCTTTATATGAAGATACGGATCTGGTATATCTGGATACCCATTATTACGGCGGGGTGAAGAAATATCAGTGGGTAGCACTTCCATTGGCGATTCATGGTGTGATCGTGAAGAAGGATGGTACAGTAGTAAATGTGAATGTTGGTGAAGATGAGGATGATCCGGTCGTATATATCACAGATCTTCTGATTCACCTTGCAGGTAAACAGCTCCAGAAAAAGGCCGCAGAGGTGATCGAGGGCGAGAATCTTGACATTCTGATCGGCAGCAGACCACTGAAAGAGGAAAAGGACGAGAAGAAGAAGGAAGCAGTCAAAAATAATGTCCTTCGGATTCTGGGAGAAAAATATGGTGTAGAGGAAGAGGATTTTCTTTCAGCAGAACTGGAGATCGTTCCGGCGGGCAAAGCTCGTGACTGCGGACTTGACCGCAGTATGGTCGCAGCATATGGACAGGATGACCGTGTCTGCGCATATACTTCTTTTGTGGCAATGCTTGAGATGGAAGCACCAAAACGTACCAGCTGCTGTCTTTTGACGGACAAAGAAGAAATTGGAAGTGTAGGAGCTACTGGCATGCAGTCTAATTTCTTCGAAAATACTGTGGCAGAGCTTCTAGAAGCTATGGGATGTTATTCCGGACTGGCACTCCGAAGAACTCTTAAGAATTCCTTTATGCTTTCTTCTGATGTAAGTGCAGGCTATGATCCGGCTTACGGAGAATGCTTCGAAAAGAAAAATGCAGCATATCTTGGAAGAGGAATCGTTCTTAATAAATTTACAGGTGCAAGAGGAAAGTCCGGATCTAACGATGCCAATGCAGAGTATGTGGCAAAAGTACGTGGTATTTTTGATGACAGTAATGTTGCCTTCCAGACAGCAGAACTTGGCAAAGTAGATGTGGGAGGCGGCGGAACGATCGCTTATATCGCAGCACTTTACGGAATGAATGTGATAGACAGTGGTGTGGCGGTCCTGAGTATGCATGCACCGTGGGAAGTAACAAGCAAAGCCGATATTTATGAGGCAAAGAAAGCATACAAAGCGTTTCTTGAAAATGCATGA
- a CDS encoding ABC transporter ATP-binding protein, producing MNDTLIKVEDLCKIYNPGENEVRALDHVSLEIKKGELVAIIGQSGSGKSTFMNMLGCLDVPTSGKYYLNGTDVSEMTDNELSEVRNREIGFIFQGFNLIANLNAIENVELPLIYRGIDRKTRHELAIESLKMVGLEKRMDHKPSEMSGGQQQRVAIARAIAAQPPVILADEPTGNLDSASSKEILAILKKMHKTGRTVILITHDNGIAAQARRVVRIMDGKIESDTINPDFDQEEA from the coding sequence ATGAATGATACGCTGATCAAGGTGGAAGACCTTTGCAAGATTTATAATCCCGGCGAAAATGAAGTAAGAGCCCTGGATCATGTGAGCCTTGAAATAAAAAAAGGAGAACTGGTGGCAATCATCGGGCAATCAGGTTCCGGCAAGTCAACTTTTATGAATATGCTTGGGTGTCTCGATGTGCCTACCTCGGGAAAGTATTATCTGAACGGGACTGATGTGTCCGAAATGACGGACAATGAACTCTCGGAGGTAAGAAACCGTGAAATCGGATTTATTTTTCAGGGATTTAATCTTATTGCAAATCTGAATGCAATTGAAAATGTAGAATTGCCGCTGATCTATCGTGGAATTGATCGTAAGACGAGACATGAACTGGCTATCGAATCTCTGAAAATGGTTGGCCTGGAAAAACGTATGGATCATAAGCCAAGTGAGATGTCCGGTGGGCAGCAGCAGCGTGTGGCAATTGCAAGAGCGATCGCTGCACAGCCTCCGGTCATTCTTGCAGATGAGCCGACAGGAAACCTGGATTCTGCATCCAGTAAGGAGATTCTTGCAATTTTAAAGAAAATGCATAAAACAGGAAGAACAGTAATATTGATCACGCATGATAATGGTATTGCAGCACAGGCAAGACGTGTAGTGCGTATTATGGATGGTAAGATAGAATCGGATACGATTAATCCGGATTTTGACCAGGAGGAGGCATAA